Genomic window (Flavobacterium oreochromis):
CTCTTTCTATTTGTTGAAGAATTAAGTCTTCTAATATTCTATTCCATAATTGAAAGTGTAGAATATCAGCTTGTATAAATTTTTGAAATCTTAGTTTAGAAGTAACTAAAACAGTCGTTTTTTTAATGGCTTGAATATAAAATTCAGTAGGTTTTTCAGAAATAAAGGAATCTAAAGTAACGATAAAGTTATTTTTATATCCAAAACGAATAATTTGTTCATGTTTATTAAAGACGGAAATTTTTAGGCTTCCGTCTTCAATAAAGTATATATTAGTATCAATAATTTCTTTTTCTACTAAAAAGTCATTACGCTTTAACTCTATACTTTTTTCAAAAAGTTCGTGCTCTTTAAAAATTTGATAAA
Coding sequences:
- a CDS encoding Crp/Fnr family transcriptional regulator yields the protein MQNQLYQIFKEHELFEKSIELKRNDFLVEKEIIDTNIYFIEDGSLKISVFNKHEQIIRFGYKNNFIVTLDSFISEKPTEFYIQAIKKTTVLVTSKLRFQKFIQADILHFQLWNRILEDLILQQIEREKDLLLTTSKERYLKVLKRNPNVFQEIPHKLIANYLRMSPETLSRLKSLDVYQEKLEE